The proteins below come from a single Capricornis sumatraensis isolate serow.1 chromosome 14, serow.2, whole genome shotgun sequence genomic window:
- the RGS16 gene encoding regulator of G-protein signaling 16 has protein sequence MCRTLAAFPTSCLERAKEFKTRLGIFLHKSELGSDTGSVGKFEWGSKHSKEGKNFSEDVLGWKESFDLLLSSKNGVAAFHAFLKTEFSEENLEFWLACEEFKKLRSATKLASRAHRIFEEFICGEAPKEVNIDHETRQLTRTNLQAATAACFDAAQRKVRALMEKDSYPRFLKSPTYRDLATQAMAASASPSSGSPAEPSHT, from the exons ATGTGTCGAACCCTGGCCgccttccccacctcctgcctGGAGAG AGCCAAAGAATTCAAGACACGGCTGGGGATCTTTCTTCATAAGTCAGAACTGGGCTCTGATACTGGGAGTGTTGGCAAGTTCGAGTGGGGCAGTAAACACAGCAAAGAGGG CAAAAACTTCTCAGAAGACGTGCTGGGATGGAAAGAGTCATTTGACTTGCTGCTGAGCAGTAAAA ATGGAGTGGCCGCCTTCCACGCCTTCCTGAAGACAGAGTTCAGCGAGGAGAACCTGGAGTTCTGGCTGGCCTGTGAGGAGTTCAAGAAGCTCCGGTCCGCTACCAAGCTGGCATCCCGGGCTCACCGGATCTTTGAGGAGTTCATCTGCGGTGAAGCCCCCAAAGAG GTGAATATAGACCACGAGACCAGGCAGCTGACCAGGACGAACCTGCAGGCCGCCACGGCTGCATGCTTCGACGCAGCGCAGCGGAAGGTGCGAGCCCTGATGGAGAAGGACTCCTACCCGCGCTTCCTGAAGTCCCCCACTTACCGGGACCTGGCCACCCAAGCCATGGCCGCCTCTGCCTCCCCGTCCAGCGGCAGCCCAGCTGAGCCCTCGCACACCTGA